A stretch of DNA from Sugiyamaella lignohabitans strain CBS 10342 chromosome B, complete sequence:
GTTGGCTCCGGAATCTTCGCTAGGGGCTCTTTGAGATGCAACTAACCGAGTGGCTCTTGTTCTTTCACTATTGGTTTTACCAAGATCAAAAAGGTCCATGGCCTTTGACACATATAAAAGAGAGTTGGGATCATATTCCAAACAGAACTTCTCGCCCTGGTGATCTAAATACGTCTCAATAAGAAAATCGGGACATAATGCAGGCGCTTTTCTGGGGTCAGCTCTATCACGACCGAATCTGTTTTCCCATTCTGGACCGGATCTATAAGTGATAGTGGCGATTTCACGAGCGAGTTTCATTCCTACATGAGGAGGTACTCCATCATAATAAAACCCTCGTTTCCAGTTTGGATCTGCCATGAGAACTTGACGTTGGGTGTGTCTCATGGCAATCGAACTTGGATGCGATCTAGCACACCCAGAAATAGATACCACTCGGCCAACCAGGTCGGGGAATTCACTAGCAAGAGCTAATGATTGCATACCACCCATAGATGAACCTACAGACGCATACAGTTTCGAGATGCCCAAATGCTGGGTTACTAGTCTCTGTTGGGCACGAGTCATGTCATTTATACTCAAAATAGGGAATCTCGTAGCATATCTGTTATTGTCAGCTGGATCAATAGACGAAGGGCCTGTGGATCCATAACAGCCACCAAGCACATTGGTGCAAATGACAAAAAACTTGTCAGTGTCTATACTGAGGCCGGGACCAATGAACTTCTCCCACCAGCCTGGTTTCGTATTCTTTGCGTGCGATCGAGCATGAGAAGATGCAGACAATCCtgtatgaagaagaatcgCATTCGACTTTTCACTATTCAGTGTCCCCCAAGTCTCGTAAGCGATATCGAACTCTTGCAGGGTCCCACCGTAGTCGAGATCAAGCCGTTCGCTGCTATGATAAACCTCGTACCCAGAAACCACTTTTGCATACGACGGTTCAGGACCGAATTCGTACGAACTGGTTCTCGTCTCTAATTT
This window harbors:
- the MET2 gene encoding homoserine O-acetyltransferase (L-homoserine-O-acetyltransferase; catalyzes the conversion of homoserine to O-acetyl homoserine which is the first step of the methionine biosynthetic pathway; GO_component: GO:0005737 - cytoplasm [Evidence IEA]; GO_component: GO:0005737 - cytoplasm [Evidence IDA] [PMID 11914276]; GO_function: GO:0004414 - homoserine O-acetyltransferase activity [Evidence IEA,IEA]; GO_function: GO:0004414 - homoserine O-acetyltransferase activity [Evidence IDA,IMP] [PMID 3301801]; GO_function: GO:0016740 - transferase activity [Evidence IEA]; GO_function: GO:0016746 - transferase activity, transferring acyl groups [Evidence IEA]; GO_process: GO:0008652 - cellular amino acid biosynthetic process [Evidence IEA]; GO_process: GO:0009092 - homoserine metabolic process [Evidence IDA,IMP] [PMID 3301801]; GO_process: GO:0009086 - methionine biosynthetic process [Evidence IEA,IEA]; GO_process: GO:0009086 - methionine biosynthetic process [Evidence IMP] [PMID 6035500]; GO_process: GO:0000096 - sulfur amino acid metabolic process [Evidence IMP] [PMID 1101032]), whose protein sequence is MSVALRGIRARSRLGAGLARSSVLRLTARGSLVTIMDQNRSNSTSQQQQQQQQSSNPQMAFPCLDKLETRTSSYEFGPEPSYAKVVSGYEVYHSSERLDLDYGGTLQEFDIAYETWGTLNSEKSNAILLHTGLSASSHARSHAKNTKPGWWEKFIGPGLSIDTDKFFVICTNVLGGCYGSTGPSSIDPADNNRYATRFPILSINDMTRAQQRLVTQHLGISKLYASVGSSMGGMQSLALASEFPDLVGRVVSISGCARSHPSSIAMRHTQRQVLMADPNWKRGFYYDGVPPHVGMKLAREIATITYRSGPEWENRFGRDRADPRKAPALCPDFLIETYLDHQGEKFCLEYDPNSLLYVSKAMDLFDLGKTNSERTRATRLVASQRAPSEDSGANSQCSLPDTPYEEQPRESAIVTGKDDLVQGMKTMSHLPTLVIGVASDILFPAWQQKEIAEVLREVSPTPELIQHLELGNDISLFGHDTFLLDVEHVGGPIKRFLES